The genomic DNA GGAAATTCGAATTCCCCAACAGCAACAAACTCTAAACGCAGCTTCAAGAAAGTTATAAATTTTTTATCCGTCGATAAAACAGCTGCTGGGGGGGATGGAATTTTTGCTCTTAGATCCACAAATTGTTTTGTTTGCAAAAATGAGGGGTTTTTTAAAAGCCAAAAATCTATTTCTTTTTTATTTTCTTTATAGTTCCTTATCCTCTCTTTCAAAATCTCTTCTAGAGGTTCTTCAACTGTTAAAAACTTTTCACTTGCTGCTACAAAAAAGTATGTTGTCATTTTTAAATTTAATTTGATTTAATAAGTGACTTCATTTCACGAACAGACTTTTCTAATCCAACCGCTAAAGCCCTTGCAACAATACTATGTCCTATGTTTAGCTCGTTCATATTGTTAATTGATGCAATTTTTTTAACATTATTGAAATTAAGGCCATGACCAGCATTAACAACTAATCCAATATCATTTGCTTCATTTGTAGACTCTATAAGCCTTTGAAGCTCTTCATATTGATCGTAACCAGTAAGTTCAGCGTATTTGCCAGTATGTAATTCTACATAATCAAACCCTATTTCTTTAGAATAATTAATCTGCTCAGAAAGAGGATCAATAAAAGCACTTACCTTGATATTTAAATCTTTTAAATTTTCGATAAAATTCCTAAGATATTTCATATTTTCTTTTAAATTAAGCCCTCCTTCAGTAGTAACTTCTTCTCTTTTTTCTGGGACAAGTGTTACGTAATCAGGAAGGACCTTTCTAGCAATTTCTAACATTTCTTCTGTAGCAGCCATTTCTAAATTGAGTTTTGTTTTAATTGTTTCTTTCAAAAGAAATACATCTCTGTCTTGTATATGTCTTCTATCCTCTCTTAAATGAACTGTTATTGAATCTGCGCCTCCTAATTCAGCCAAAAAAGCAAATTGAACAGGATCGGGTTCCACAGTTTTCCTAGCCTGCCTAACATTAGCGATATGGTCAATGTTTACTCCTAAAGTGGTCATAATTTTAGAAATCTTAATTTCTAGACAATCTAGTAACCGCCCCAATAATAGCTAATAAAAAATAACAAACACTTAAATTATTAATATATAGATAATTGAATTTGAAAAAAAATTCCTTTAAAAATAGACACAAAATCAATCCAGTATTGGGATTTTTAGCAATGTTCGTTACTCAGGACATTGTATTAAGATTTTTTTTTAGTAAGAAGAAAATAATTAATAATGATTTTCAGATACCCATTAATTCTTCTATCATTCTGGCTCCAACCCATCGATCAAGGTGGGATGGCTTAGTTCTAACTATGGCGATGGGGAGAAGAGTTACCAACAAAGATTGTAGATTTATGGTTACCAAATCCGAAATGCGAGGAATACAAGGTTGGTTTTTAAAGAGACTTGGATGTTTTTCAATAAATCAATTATCTCCATCTCTCTCTACGTTAAGATACGCTATTGACCTTATAGTAAAAGGCGAACAATTAGTCGTTTTCCCCGAAGGCAAAATTAATAAATTTAGTAGAAAATTAGTTCTCAAAGAAGGACTTTATAGATTAGCCCGATTAGCTACACAAAAAACTGAATCCATTATTATTCTTCCAATAGGAATTGCTTATAGCAAAGTATCTCCGAAATTTAGGAGCGAGTTTTGTTTATCCTTTGGGCAACCTATTGCAATGACTGATTATTTAAACCTTAATATCCAAGAATTTAACAAATTTCTTAATGAAGAAATGAGCAAAGAGGAAGAAAAAGCATTAAAGAATGTCGGTAGATGAATCCATAATAAGTTACTATTGATTTTAATAATTTAATGAGAATATGAAATTTTTAAGATTAATACCGATCTTGTTTATATTATTGGGAACTTTTCCTCATAAAAATTTAGTTCATGCAGAAATTAAAAATCCCAAAAACTATAAAGTTCTTTCAAATGATGGGAAAAAGCTTTCTATTTTAAACGTAAAGTATTTTATTAAAGAAGGCGATAAATTCATAAAAAACGGAGATTTTGATAAAGCTAAAGGTTCTTACTTAGATGCAAGAAAACTAGCAAAGCAACTTGCATCATTTTATTCTGATTTAAACACATCCTTTAAAGGTGTTGACGCAAGAATACCAACTGAAATGCAAAGAAAGGGTAAGGAATCATTACAAATTTTGGCAGTAACAAATGAGAGATTAACCTCTCTTTACCTTAAAACTGAAGAACCTGAAGTTGCAGTCCCTTTACTCATCGAAACAATTAGAATATTGACTCCAAACAGCCCAGAAGGTAAAGCAGCTTATGAAAGATTGAATCAGCTAGGATTTGTAGACACCAAATACAAGGGTTAATTCAAATTATTTATGATTACCAAAACAGAAGTTATTAATTTAATAACTAAAAAATTACCAAGTTCTCAGGTTTTTGTTGAAAACATCAAGGGAAATGATCATTTACAAGTAACTGTTATTGCATCTGAATTTAATGGATTATCATTAGTTAAACAACATCAGCTAGTATATTCTGCACTAAA from Prochlorococcus marinus XMU1402 includes the following:
- a CDS encoding MgPME-cyclase complex family protein, with the translated sequence MTTYFFVAASEKFLTVEEPLEEILKERIRNYKENKKEIDFWLLKNPSFLQTKQFVDLRAKIPSPPAAVLSTDKKFITFLKLRLEFVAVGEFEFPNAEITDPFKVE
- a CDS encoding lysophospholipid acyltransferase family protein, with amino-acid sequence MFVTQDIVLRFFFSKKKIINNDFQIPINSSIILAPTHRSRWDGLVLTMAMGRRVTNKDCRFMVTKSEMRGIQGWFLKRLGCFSINQLSPSLSTLRYAIDLIVKGEQLVVFPEGKINKFSRKLVLKEGLYRLARLATQKTESIIILPIGIAYSKVSPKFRSEFCLSFGQPIAMTDYLNLNIQEFNKFLNEEMSKEEEKALKNVGR
- a CDS encoding pyridoxine 5'-phosphate synthase, whose product is MTTLGVNIDHIANVRQARKTVEPDPVQFAFLAELGGADSITVHLREDRRHIQDRDVFLLKETIKTKLNLEMAATEEMLEIARKVLPDYVTLVPEKREEVTTEGGLNLKENMKYLRNFIENLKDLNIKVSAFIDPLSEQINYSKEIGFDYVELHTGKYAELTGYDQYEELQRLIESTNEANDIGLVVNAGHGLNFNNVKKIASINNMNELNIGHSIVARALAVGLEKSVREMKSLIKSN
- a CDS encoding BolA family protein, producing the protein MITKTEVINLITKKLPSSQVFVENIKGNDHLQVTVIASEFNGLSLVKQHQLVYSALKEELASEAIHALALKTETPI